The proteins below are encoded in one region of Hordeum vulgare subsp. vulgare chromosome 3H, MorexV3_pseudomolecules_assembly, whole genome shotgun sequence:
- the LOC123444898 gene encoding pentatricopeptide repeat-containing protein At3g46790, chloroplastic has product MFSSAPASSLHPTHPAFGSRRPTLARCRSSLSSSSGAGPPPAANANHLIQTLCASGSLSRAAALLPGLPAPTQRTYESLLQAAARAGDAALAAAVHRRLESDPVFRSDPFLSTRLIDAYAALGALPAARQVFDEAPDKNIFVWNALLKALTLADHGDEALARLADMGRLRVPVDSYSYTHGLKACIAVSASHAPASARVREVHAHAIRRGYALHMHVATTLIDCYAKLGIVSYAENVFAAMPERNVVSWSAMIGCYAKNERPADAIELFKDMLASDADLVPNSITIVSVLNACAGVNALSHGKLLHAYILRRGFDSLVSVLNALMAMYMRCGCLEVGRRIFNWIGRRRDVVSWNSLISGYGVHGFGREAVQVFEEMVQVGLSPSIITFISVLGACSHAGLVDEGKKLFESMMDYSVKPRAEHYACMVDLLGRAGQLDEAVELIQSMHIEPSPQVWGALLGACRIHGHVEYAEMACSRLFDLEPRNAGNYVLLADIYSRAKLNDQVDVLKELLEEHGLEKVPGCSWMEVNKKIHSFTSVDNKNPPVEQLQALIGEFVAQMKNQGYVPDTDIVMYDIEEEEKERILLGHSEKLAVAFGLINTRGGEVIRITKNLRLCEDCHSVTKFISKFTEREIVVKDVNRFHHFRDGICSCGDYW; this is encoded by the coding sequence ATGTTCTCCTCCGCCCCCGCGAGCTCGCTCCACCCCACCCACCCGGCGTTCGGCTCCAGGCGCCCAACGCTCGCGCGCTGCCGGTCCTCCCTGTCGTCGTCGTCGGGCGCGGGCCCCCCGCCAGCGGCCAACGCGAACCACCTCATCCAGACGCTCTGCGCCAGCGGCAGCCTCTCCCGCGCCGCCGCGCTCCTCCCGGGCCTCCCCGCGCCCACGCAGCGCACCTACGAGTCGCTCCTCCAAGCCGCCGCCAGGGCCGGGGACGCCGCGCTCGCCGCGGCCGTCCACCGCCGCCTCGAGTCCGACCCGGTCTTCCGCTCCGACCCCTTCCTCTCCACCCGCCTCATCGACGCCTACGCCGCGCTCGGCGCGCTCCCGGCCGCGCGCCAGGTGTTCGACGAGGCGCCCGACAAGAACATCTTCGTGTGGAACGCGCTGCTCAAGGCCCTCACCCTCGCCGACCATGGCGACGAGGCGCTCGCGCGCCTGGCCGACATGGGGCGGCTCCGCGTTCCCGTCGACAGCTACAGCTACACGCACGGGCTCAAGGCCTGCATCGCCGTGTCGGCGTCGCACGCGCCGGCCTCCGCACGTGTACGCGAGGTACACGCACATGCCATCCGCCGTGGCTACGCATTGCACATGCATGTCGCCACTACTCTTATTGACTGCTATGCAAAGCTTGGGATCGTCAGCTATGCTGAGAATGTGTTTGCTGCAATGCCAGAGAGGAACGTTGTTTCCTGGAGTGCCATGATTGGGTGCTATGCCAAGAATGAGAGACCTGCTGATGCCATTGAGCTGTTCAAGGatatgctggcttctgatgcagaCCTGGTGCCTAACTCGATCACAATAGTAAGCGTCTTGAATGCGTGCGCGGGAGTAAACGCACTCAGTCATGGCAAACTATTGCATGCATATATTCTTCGGAGGGGTTTCGACTCACTTGTTTCTGTGCTGAACGCGTTGATGGCAATGTACATGAGATGTGGATGCCTTGAAGTTGGCCGGCGTATCTTCAACTGGATAGGACGCCGGAGGGATGTGGTGTCATGGAATTCACTTATATCTGGATATGGGGTGCATGGCTTTGGCCGTGAGGCGGTTCAGGTGTTTGAGGAAATGGTTCAAGTTGGGTTATCGCCAAGTATCATCACGTTTATCAGTGTTCTTGGGGCTTGTAGCCATGCCGGACTTGTGGATGAGGGGAAGAAGTTGTTTGAGTCGATGATGGATTATAGTGTCAAACCACGTGCAGAGCACTATGCTTGCATGGTAGACCTCCTTGGTCGTGCTGGGCAGTTGGATGAAGCTGTGGAGCTCATACAGAGCATGCACATTGAGCCGAGTCCTCAAGTATGGGGTGCACTTCTTGGAGCTTGCCGTATTCATGGCCATGTGGAGTATGCAGAGATGGCTTGCTCTCGTCTCTTTGATCTTGAACCCAGAAATGCCGGGAACTATGTATTACTTGCTGATATTTATTCCCGGGCTAAATTGAACGACCAAGTTGACGTTCTGAAGGAGCTGCTTGAGGAGCATGGGCTGGAGAAGGTGCCGGGGTGCAGCTGGATGGAGGTGAACAAAAAGATACACTCTTTCACATCTGTGGACAACAAGAACCCACCGGTCGAGCAGCTTCAAGCTCTGATAGGCGAGTTTGTGGCACAGATGAAAAATCAGGGCTATGTCCCTGACACAGATATTGTTATGTATGacattgaagaagaagaaaaggaaaggatCTTGCTTGGTCATAGTGAGAAGCTAGCAGTTGCATTTGGGCTTATCAACACTCGCGGCGGTGAAGTAATCAGGATCACCAAGAACCTGAGGCTATGTGAGGACTGTCATTCAGTCACCAAGTTCATCTCCAAATTCACAGAGCGCGAAATCGTTGTGAAGGATGTGAATCGGTTTCACCACTTCAGGGATGGAATCTGTTCGTGTGGCGATTATTGGTGA
- the LOC123444897 gene encoding delta-1-pyrroline-5-carboxylate synthase 2, translating into MGRGGIGGAVAAADLENSDSTRCFVRDVKRIVVKVGTAVVTGQNGRLAMGRLGALCEQVKELNFQGYEVILVTSGAVGVGRQRLKYRKLINSSFADLQNPQLDLDGKACAAVGQSGLMAIYDTLFSQLDVTSSQLLVTDRDFRDPSFGHQLRETVVSLLDLKVIPVFNENDAISTRRAPYEDSSGIFWDNDSLATLLAKELDADLLIMLSDVEGLYSGPPSDPQSKIIHTYINEKHGKLINFGEKSRVGRGGMQAKVAAAVTAASKGVPAVIASGFVTDSIIKIMRGEKIGTLFHNEANVWDCTKEVTTREMAVAAKDCSRHLQNLSSEERKKILLDIADALEANVGLIIAENEADLAAAQDAGYEKSLVARMTLKAGKITSLAESIRAIADMEDPISHTLKKTEVAKDLVFEKMYCPLGVLLIIFESRPDALVQIAALAIRSGNGLLLKGGKEAMRSNTILHKVITSVIPDGVGKKLIGLVKSKEEIADLLKLDDVIDLVIPRGSNRLVSQIKATTKIPVLGHADGICHVYIDKSADMDMAKRIVLDAKVDYPAACNAMETLLVHKDLNKTEGLDDLLMELAKEGVVIYGGPVAHDTLKVPKVDSFHHEYSSMACTLEFVDDIQSAIDHINRYGSAHTDCIITTDKKSADTFLQQVDSAAVFHNASTRFCDGTRFGLGAEVGISTGRIHARGPVGVDGLLTTRCILRGSGQVVNGDKGVVYTHKDLPLQ; encoded by the exons GCGGCGGACCTCGAGAACAGCGACTCCACCCGCTGCTTCGTCAGGGACGTCAAGCGCATCGTCGTCAAG GTCGGCACCGCTGTTGTCACCGGGCAGAATGGCCGACTCGCCATGGGCAGGCTCGGAGCTCTCTGCGAGCAG GTGAAGGAGCTTAATTTCCAGGGGTATGAGGTGATCCTGGTCACCTCCGGCGCCGTTGGCGTCGGGAGGCAGAGGCTCAAGTACCGGAAGCTAATCAACAGCAG CTTTGCGGATCTGCAGAACCCACAGTTGGACCTGGACGGGAAGGCCTGCGCTGCCGTCGGCCAGAGTGGCCTCATGGCTATCTACGATACGCTGTTTAGCCAA CTTGATGTGACATCGTCTCAGCTTCTTGTCACCGATCGCGATTTCCGGGATCCAAGTTTTGGGCACCAGCTTCGTGAGACTGTCGTCTCTCTGTTAGATCTTAAAGTGATACCAGTGTTTAATGAGAACGATGCTATCAGTACGAGGAGAGCGCCATACGAG GATTCATCCGGTATATTCTGGGATAACGACAGTTTGGCGACGCTGTTGGCAAAAGAACTGGACGCTGATCTTCTTATCATGCTTAGTGATGTGGAGGGACTCTATAGTGGTCCACCGAGTGATCCTCAATCAAAGATTATCCACACGTACATCAATGAAAAACACGGGAAGCTAATTAATTTTGGGGAGAAGTCTCGCGTGGGAAGGGGTGGAATGCAAGCTAAAGTGGcagctgctgttactgctgcatCCAAGGGCGTACCTGCTGTCATTGCAAG TGGATTTGTAACAGATAGCATTATTAAGATTATGCGAGGAGAGAAAATTGGTACGCTTTTCCATAATGAAGCAAATGTCTGGGATTGTACCAAGGAAGTGACAACCCGTGAGATGGCAGTTGCTGCAAAAGATTGCTCGCGGCATCTCCAG AATTTGTCATCAGAGGAGCGTAAGAAAATTTTGCTAGATATTGCTGATGCTCTGGAAGCAAATGTGGGTTTAATTATAGCTGAGAATGAGGCTGATCTAGCCGCGGCACAAGATGCAGGCTATGAGAAATCTTTGGTTGCTAGGATGACCCTGAAGGCAGGAAAG ATAACAAGCCTTGCTGAATCCATTCGTGCAATTGCGGACATGGAGGATCCTATTTCACATACACTGAAAAAAACAGAG GTTGCTAAGGATTTAGTATTTGAGAAGATGTACTGCCCATTGGGCGTTCTCCTAATTATTTTCGAGTCTCGTCCTGATGCCCTGGTCCAG ATTGCAGCTCTAGCAATCCGAAGTGGAAATGGTCTTCTTCTGAAAGGAGGAAAAGAAGCTATGAGATCAAACACAATATTGCATAAG GTCATAACCAGCGTGATTCCAGATGGTGTTGGTAAAAAGCTTATTGGCCTTGTAAAAAGCAAAGAAGAAATTGCTGATCTTCTAAAG CTTGACGATGTGATTGATCTTGTTATTCCGAGAGGCAGTAACAGGCTCGTTTCTCAAATCAAAGCAACAACTAAGATTCCTGTTCTTGGTCATGCTG ATGGTATCTGCCATGTTTATATTGATAAATCGGCTGACATGGATATGGCAAAGCGTATTGTATTGGATGCAAAGGTGGATTATCCGGCAGCATGTAATGCTATG GAAACACTACTTGTTCATAAAGATCTGAACAAGACAGAGGGTCTTGATGATTTGTTGATGGAACTCGCGAAAGAAG GAGTTGTTATTTATGGTGGACCTGTTGCACATGACACATTGAAAGTACCAAAggtagattcatttcatcatgagtATAGCTCAATGGCATGCACGCTCGAATTTGTTGATGATATACAGTCAGCAATTGACCATATAAATCGTTATGGAAG TGCACACACAGATTGTATTATCACAACCGATAAGAAGTCAGCAGATACTTTCCTACAACAAGTTGATAG TGCTGCTGTGTTCCATAATGCAAGCACAAGGTTCTGTGATGGGACTCGCTTCGGTCTAGGTGCAGAG GTTGGCATAAGCACAGGGCGCATACATGCCCGTGGACCTGTTGGTGTCGACGGTCTTCTAACCACTCGGTG CATTCTACGAGGGAGTGGACAAGTAGTGAACGGAGACAAGGGAGTTGTGTACACCCACAAGGATCTTCCTTTGCAATGA